Genomic window (Deltaproteobacteria bacterium):
GAACGCCGACTACGATGCGGCCAAGGAGGAACAGGGCATGATCGAGGCGCGCATCCGCGAACTCGAGACGAAAATCGCCCTGGCGGAGGTCATCGATCCGGCCAAGCTCAGCGGCGACCGCGTCGTGTTCGGCGCTACCGTCACGCTGGAAGACGCCGATACGGGCGACGAGGTCGTCTACACGATCGTGGGCGACGACGAGTCGGACATCAAGGCGGGGCTGATCTCGATCTCCGCGCCGGTTGCGCGCGCGCTGATCGGCAAATCGGTCGGCGACACCGCCGTCGTCAACACGCCGGGCGGCCGCCGCGAGTTCGAAATCGTCGCGCTCGAGTTCAAGCCGCTCGACTGACCGCCGGCCGCGGCCGACGGTCGCCGCGGGCAACAAGGTCAATAGCGAACGCTGAGGCCGACGCTCACGCGAAGCGGGCGCTGGCGCTGCAGCGGCTGGCCGAACGTCGGCACGTTGCGCTGCTCGACGGCGGTGGCGGCGTCGCGGTTGAGCAGGTTGAACACCGCGACCTCAATCGCGAGGTCGTCGGCGCTGCCGCGCCACGGCACGCGCCACGAGCCGAATAGATCCCAGTCGACGATCGCGTCGCCGCGCAGTTCGCGGTCGTCGGTCGGATCGTTGAGATTGCCCGGGTCGATGCCGCGCGGCGCGCGGCGGTCGAAATAGCCGTTGAGAAACGAGTTGTAGTACAGCCGGCTGTAGGGCGCGCCGCTCGAATAGCGGAAGATGGACCCGAACACGGCGTTCCACTTCGGGTACGCATACGTGAAGCCGAGCTTGACGACATGGCGGCGATCCGACTCGAGCGGGCCGTACAGGAACTGGCGCTGGCGCGGATTGTTGATCACGTACGGAATCACGAACTGGGTGTCAGTGATCTCGTCGAGTTCACTGGTGCCGTACAACCGCGACAACGTGTAGCTCGCCATGACGAAACCGGTGCGGCTCACGTGCCCGCGCAGTGCGAGTTCGACCGCCGCGTACTCGCGGAAGTAGTCTTCGTCGGTGTCGAGGACGAACCGGGCGCGCGGCATGCCGTCGCGGAAGCCGATCACGGCCGAGCCGGTCTCGTTCCACACGAGGTTGGACTCGACGCTGCTGTAGATGTGCGACTGGAGCCGGTAGATGCCGGTGAGCCGCGCCGACAGCGCCGGCAACAGCGCCTGCTCGATGCTGAGCGATACTTCGTCCGACCGCGGCGGCGGCTTCGCCGTCCCGTCGAGACGGCCGCCGGTATCGCCGCCGGTCGACCGCTGCGCCAGGTACGTGTCGAACTGCCCCGTCGCCGGGTTGAACGCGTAGGCGTCGCGGCGCAGCGACTCGCCGAAGAACAGCGGCAACCCGAGCATGCCGGTCTGGTACGTGCGGCCGGCGCTCGCGCGCACGACCGTACTCCCGCGGCCAGTCACGTCCCAGATGACGCCCAGCCGCGGGCCGAGCCAACCGTTGAACGCGGCGAGCCGGTCGCCGCCGCCGTAGATGCGGCCGAGGTCGACGCGCCACCCGCCGTTGAGCCGCACGCGGCCGAGCTGCCACGAGTCCCGCGCGTACAGGCCCGCCTTGAGCCCCTGGATGTGCTTGGCAAACGCGCCGGGCTCGAGCGTGCCGTCGTCGAGCTGTCGGCCGGTGCGCTCGGCGAAGTCACAGCCGTCGAACACGCCCTGCTCCGGATCGCACGGGCCACCGGCGGTATAGACGATCTCGTTGCCTGGAAACGCCTGCTCGAACACGACCGCCATCGCGGCCAACTCGACGCCTGCCTTGAGTTCGTGCTCGCCCCAGCCGGTGTCGACGAACCGCGTGCCGCTGGTCTGCACCTGCCACCGCAGGTTGCGCAGGTGCAACAAGTCGTTGCCGTTGCCCGACACGATTCCGGTGTCCTGGTCGACCACGGCCGGGGTCTCGTAGTCCTCCGACATCGGAAACGACGACTGGTCGTGAAAGTACAGGCCGGTCGACGCTTCGACGAAGCCGCGCTGGCCGAACCACTTGTAACTCAGCCCCGACGTGACGCCGCCCGACTGCGTGCGGGTCTGCGCCTCGGCCAGCGCGATCTCCTCGACCTCGTCGTTCTGGCGGTCCTCCCAGAACCCGGACAGATGCAGCGTCACCTTGTGGCGTTTCCGCGGCTGCCAATCGAACTTGGTGAATCCGAGCGCCGTGTTGGTGAGGCGCCCGTCGGCGACCTCGACACCTTCGATCTGCGGCAGCGGCAGGAAGTCGACCTCGTAGGTCGCGCTGGAAAAGTAGGTCAGGGCGTTCTTGACGATGGGACCGCGCGCGTTGACGTTGAGTTCGTACTGGCTCGACGCCTCCTGCCCGGGATGGGCCGCGGTCAGTTCCTCGGGAATGAAGGACGTGCGCAACCCGAGTTCGTGCGTATTGCCGCCGGATTTGGTGACCATGTTGACGACGCCCCCCATCGCCTCGCCGTAGTCGGCCTCGGCGCCGCCGGACATCACCTCGACCGCCGCGAGCGAGTGGAAGTCGAACCGCGAAAAAATGCTGTTGGTGAGCGGATCCGAATAGTTGATGCCGTCGATGAGGATCTGGTTGTCGATCCACGAACCGCCGCGGAACGTCGTGAAACCGAGCGGCCCCGCGCCCGCGCCCGGCAGCGTCTGAAGCAGTCCGTCGAACGAGCGCCGGTCCACCGGCAAGTTGCGGAAGAAGTCCTCGTCCAGGTTGTCGGACAGCGCGCTGCGCGTCGTGTCGATCGGCGGCCGCGTCCCTTCGATGACGATCGTCTCGGTCGCCTCCGGCACGACGCGCAGGGCGACGCGCGTGGTCCGACCGACGTCGACGTCCACGTCGAATGCGTATGCGCGACCGATGCCGGGAGCGTCGACCGACACGTCGTAACGCCCCGGCGGGAGGTCGAGCACGAGGAAGTGGCCCCGGTGGTCGGTGAGCGCCGACTCGGCCCCCGACACGAGCGCGTCACCGGTGACGGTGACGGTCGCCCCGATCGCGGGGTCGCCGCCGTCGATTTCGACGGTCCCCTCGATCCGCCCGGTCTGGCGGCCCTTGCCGGCGCGCGCGGCCGGCGCGAGGCCGACCGCCGCGGCGCATGCGGCGGCGATCACGGCACGGCGCAATGGACGTACTCCTCCGGCTCGGGGACGGTGCGGTCGGCTTCGGGGATGTCGGCGGCGTCGGTGACGTCGCCGGCCTGGAAGTCGTCGGGTACCGCAAAGTACACCACGCGACACCGGGTCGAATAGCCCGGCTCGCCGGCGCGCGCACTCGCGACCGCGGCGCCCGAGCGGGCCGACCAGCCGGCGGGCACCAGCAGGTCCATCGGCGCGACCGCGCCGCCGGCATCCACCGGCAGGTCGCCGGCCAGTTCGAGGTACACGACGGCAATCCCGTCCACCCAGCCGACGCGGCGCGGGATGCGCCCGGCCGGGTCGGCGACGCTCGCCTCGGCGTCGACGATCGCGAGGTCGGCCACCGAGCCGCCGCCGGCCGGCACGAGATCGAAGTCCGCTAGCTCGTCAGGAGCGCGGGCCCCGTTCGGCGGATAGTCAGCCCCGGCCGTCGCGACGCGAAGGCGCACGAACGGCGTGTAGTCGGGCGCGTCCGGCAGCGCGGGCAGCAGCGGCCCCTGGCACGCATCGAGGTCAAACGCGCCGGTTTCGTCCACGCCGTCGCACGGCGGCGGGCCGGCGACCTCGACCGCGTCCGCGACGACCGCCGGCGCGTCGCCCAACAGGTACAGGTCCACCGGCGCGCCACCCGCGTACGCGCGCGCCGGCGCGATCGACCCGCGCAGCGCCGGCGGAAAGCCGCTGCCGTCGGCGAACGTGGCCGGGCGGCCGAACGGATTGTCGCGACAGCCGGCCGCGAGCGCCGCGGCGACGGCGACCGCGACCAGCGACGCGCGCGCGGTCACGGCGTCGCCTCCTGCAGCAGCACGGCCTCGGACGAGAACGCAAACTGCGCGGAAAAGTCGTCCACGGTGCCGTCGCCGTCCGTGTCCACGTCCGGGTCGCCGAGGAAGTTTGCGAGCGGCTGATCGTTGGTCGGGTCGCCGTCGCCCTGCAGATCGATGAGCGTGGCCGCCGCGCGCTCGCCTTCGATGACGCCCGTGAGCAGGCCGTCGGACAGCCGCAGGCCGTTGGCGGATGCGGTCGCAACGACGCGGGCGCCGGACAGCGGCACCGGAATCTCGAGCGGAAACGACACCCGCAGCACGAACGCCACCGGGGCGTCCGTCGTGAACCGGCGCGCGCCGTCGACGGTCGCCGTGGTGGCGGCGGGCGGATAGGTCGGGTCGAACGCGAACGTGCCCGCATCGACCCGCTCCGCCGAACCGATGGACACCGCCCACCTGTCGGCGTCCAGATCGCCGGCGGTCTCGACGACGAGCAGGTTGAGGTGGTCCGAGTCGACCGCGGACGAGATGACGTTCTGGAACCCGACGAGGCCGTCCGGCTTGTCGATGAACACCTCGGTCGCCCGCCACACGCCCGGGCTGCCGAGTACCGGACCTCCGTCGGGAAACGGCAGGTCGCGCTGGAAGTCCGACCGGGTCGGCTCCTCGAACTTGCATGCCGCGAGGGCCAGCGCCGCGGCCAGCCCGACCGCCGTTGCCGTCGACATGTGCGCCAAATCCGGACAGACCATACCACCCGGCCGTCGCGCCGCTCAACCGCGCGGCCGGGCGCCGGCCTCCCCGCTACTCCGCGGCCTGCGCATCCGGCGTGCCCGCGTCGGGCGGCGCCGCGTCGGGTGGTGCCGCATCGGGCGGCGCCGCGTCCACCCCCGCGTCAGGCGGCGCCGCGTCCGACGGCGCCGCGTCCGCGCTCGCGTCCGGCATGGGCTTCGGGGCGGCGTCGACAGGCGTTCCGGACGTGTCCGGCACGCACACGCTCTGGCCGCCGGGTCCCGGCGAGCAGATGAGCCCGTCCTCGCAGTCGGAGTCGATCTCACACCGCTGGCCCTCCCCCTGCTTGCACGCCGGCGCGGCGGCCAGGGCAACCAGGGACAGCGCGAGCGCACACGAACGAGCCGTACGAGACCGCATCGGCTGCCTCCATAGCACGTCGCGCGCGGGCGGACCACCCCTGGCGTCGATCACCGAGCATCCCGAGCGCACCGAAACCCGCGGTCGAATCCGCGGTGGTTGGCGTCCGCATACAGCCGCAGGTAGGTCCGACCGAACAGTCTCGGCTCGGCCCACGAGCCGCCGCGCACGACGCGCATCGGCGGCCCGACCGCCGGCGGCGCCGTCACCGCCGGATCGATGTGCGACAGCGCCTCGTAGGTCGGCGCGTAGTAGTCGGCGACCCATTCGGACACGTTGCCCGCGAGATCGTAGACGCCATAGGGGCTGGCGCTCC
Coding sequences:
- the greA gene encoding transcription elongation factor GreA; amino-acid sequence: MADKFPMTPRCHARLKAELKKLKEVDRPANARAIEVARGHGDLSENADYDAAKEEQGMIEARIRELETKIALAEVIDPAKLSGDRVVFGATVTLEDADTGDEVVYTIVGDDESDIKAGLISISAPVARALIGKSVGDTAVVNTPGGRREFEIVALEFKPLD
- a CDS encoding TonB-dependent receptor; this translates as MSRGVLCGTRRLPGRRRHRRRRHPRSRPHRPRAGGVRPLRRAVIAAACAAAVGLAPAARAGKGRQTGRIEGTVEIDGGDPAIGATVTVTGDALVSGAESALTDHRGHFLVLDLPPGRYDVSVDAPGIGRAYAFDVDVDVGRTTRVALRVVPEATETIVIEGTRPPIDTTRSALSDNLDEDFFRNLPVDRRSFDGLLQTLPGAGAGPLGFTTFRGGSWIDNQILIDGINYSDPLTNSIFSRFDFHSLAAVEVMSGGAEADYGEAMGGVVNMVTKSGGNTHELGLRTSFIPEELTAAHPGQEASSQYELNVNARGPIVKNALTYFSSATYEVDFLPLPQIEGVEVADGRLTNTALGFTKFDWQPRKRHKVTLHLSGFWEDRQNDEVEEIALAEAQTRTQSGGVTSGLSYKWFGQRGFVEASTGLYFHDQSSFPMSEDYETPAVVDQDTGIVSGNGNDLLHLRNLRWQVQTSGTRFVDTGWGEHELKAGVELAAMAVVFEQAFPGNEIVYTAGGPCDPEQGVFDGCDFAERTGRQLDDGTLEPGAFAKHIQGLKAGLYARDSWQLGRVRLNGGWRVDLGRIYGGGDRLAAFNGWLGPRLGVIWDVTGRGSTVVRASAGRTYQTGMLGLPLFFGESLRRDAYAFNPATGQFDTYLAQRSTGGDTGGRLDGTAKPPPRSDEVSLSIEQALLPALSARLTGIYRLQSHIYSSVESNLVWNETGSAVIGFRDGMPRARFVLDTDEDYFREYAAVELALRGHVSRTGFVMASYTLSRLYGTSELDEITDTQFVIPYVINNPRQRQFLYGPLESDRRHVVKLGFTYAYPKWNAVFGSIFRYSSGAPYSRLYYNSFLNGYFDRRAPRGIDPGNLNDPTDDRELRGDAIVDWDLFGSWRVPWRGSADDLAIEVAVFNLLNRDAATAVEQRNVPTFGQPLQRQRPLRVSVGLSVRY